CACAAAAATTGTAGAAATATGAAAAAAAATGCAGGAGATATGATGTAATTCCATCAAACTCCCGTTTCTTCTTTGAACATATAGGAATGCAAAAGAGTCAAGCACGTACTACAACCCACACAGTTTAAAGGGCAGCTCCTATATCACACATATACAAATGAACCATTAAAGCACCAAGAAGTGTAAGCAAGGAGGAAGATGAGaagaagagagaaaaagaagaagaaaaagagaaagaagagGTGGAGATGGAGGAGAAAGAAGAAGCAAGCTCCCCCTAAATTTAATCCCTGCCTCCGCCACTGAGTGTAAATAGTAGGTACTGGATTTGAAAACTCTGGTGGATGGAGGCGTGCCGTCTCACTTTAACTCTCATCTCCACAACAATACATACAAGAATTTCATTAGAAAATTGTAAGTTTCTAATTTTGTAAAAGCAGTTCAGTCGCCGCAAGAATCAAGAGAGCTTGTGCATTTTAAACCGCACACTATATTAGATTTAGACCTTGATGTCCGTTTTGCTGCCCAAGTGCCACAAAGAGCCaaagttcaaaaaaaaaaggcagAAGCCCAGTGTCCTTTTCCTGTCCATATGCTGCAACATGGATCGATCCAAAGGGTAACGCTAAAGATCGAGAGCCGTGCACATCATGAGTTGAACGGGTCTACCGCGCGAAATTTCTCAACAAGTCTATCCTCTGCCTGACAATTTTTATTTGGCAGTCAAAGCATACATCAGGAGAGGACAAGAGAGGGCGCGGATTGATGAGTGGACAGACCGGCCGGAGGAAGCCGTCAAAAGAGCTGCCGTTTTGCCGAGCAGTGGCCAAGTTGCAGCAGGCACGAAGCCCTCATCCTCGTGTGCATGGCTTCCGTCTCCGCGTCGTCTTCTCCAGGGGCTAGCGCTGAAAATATGACCTCATCTCTCGGTCTCAGACGTGGTTGTTGGTTGCACAAGATTTTGCATTATATTTGTCATTGATAAAACTTGCCCTCTTAGAGTAACGTAGAGTCCCCATGCACACCAAACATACTCAAAATATGCAAACATTTGTTGCCAGGTGGTGCGACACGATTAAAAAAGCCGCTTTTGCCTCTACCGCGATTTTCTGACGCTCATCTGCCGCGGGCCATTTGACAGGACtattttgtttttgtttttgttttttttttgccagaCACAAACGGATCCTCAATGTTCACTTCTTGCTATGCATCTTGACGTACTTGTCCAGATGCATAGCAAGTACTCGTTCAGGTGCACAGTAAGAAGTACACTTATGTTCAAATACCCGTCCTGCATATCTAGAAATTGGGTGCACGCTTGTGCTTGTTAACATAGGTTATGAGGGTAATAAATATGGAAATTATCAAAGGGAGTACAATGTGCCTTTCTTGTCATGTTAATTCTCAACCGTCCAATTTACGGCCCAGGTTGATGAGGCTAAGAAGCCAGGAAGCAACCTTCATCTTTCAAACTGAGTGGGAATGAAGAACAGTAATATACCCTTCCAACAATATGATCCATGAATGATAGGACAGTGAAGGGATATAGGTCAACAACAGGGTAGTTTAACCTGCAACTCCTTTGCGGCTTGGTTAAAAATGGGGTTGAGGAAGGTGTCGAGAAGTTTCCTCCTCTTATTAAAATTACGGTGCAGATAAAATACTGTCTATCCATTTATTACTCCATTTCACTAAGCACTAGCATGACTACTGACTAGGAAAAAGGTACATCAGAGAATAGTGGACTTATTTTCTTTGAAAATGACTTGTTGATGACTTGCATATTTAATTGGTAAATAATATATCTACTAGATGTCTATTTTTTTTAATCGAATCCTACTACTTTCCTCCAAAATGATGCCTAGTGCAGCTTATCAGCTAGAGTATTCTCCTCCATGCCTATTTGGAATATGACAAggttctttttatggttaataTCGAAAATAAACAGCTTCATGTGAAAATCATACAAAATTCCTGTGCAATTTCTGACGTGAAGTGCCCGTGGATTGTGCGACACTGTGCTTGATAGTACTTGAGCTAGCATGCATAATCTACAAATAGTATAAATACCTACTTCATCTGCCACAGAAATTTCATCAATTGGTCACTTTATAATTACAAACAAGATCAGTCTTCGTTTTCTTTTGAAAGTAACAAATAAAAATCAGTCTTCCAGCTACAAGAACCGTAAACTCGATGGGGCAACACGTATGGCCAGGGAAACCCCCTTCGTCCATATTGGCAGTTTCCTAGCAAGGATGGTTTGGTTGACACAATAAGAAAAACCCAGCAACTCATTGACCAGCTGAGGAAACAAGAAAAGCAGGGGTGAAACCGAGATTGTCTATAAACCAAGGGGTTCAACGCAAATTATTCCCAAGGACAAGCCCATCCTCTCCCTATAAATAGATCCAAGAATCACAAGGAGCAAGAAGGCCATCTCTGGGTACTTTGTATATATAATCTCTCTGGCTATCAGTTCCAGAGCTCTAGCTAGGTATCTAGCCATATAGATTAAGGTGTAGGCTGCAGCAGATAGAAGCATTAGATTCCAGGAGAATTGGGTTCcagtttcctccaaatctagaGCCTCCATCCAACTACATCAGGGCCAGTTGAGTGATGCAAAGGGACAGATTCTTGGGCTCAGTGGCACGCAGTTGGGAGAAGCTTGTGGCATCAGGAAGGATACCAGCTGCCGGGTGTGATGAAGGAGAGTCTGAATCGCTCTTGGATTTGTCTGTTTGAGGTGAGCTTATTGCTAACCCCTGCTAGATATCTGCTGCCTGTATACGTGTTAATCTAAGCTAATTAAGCTTATAGTTTGGGTGCACAGGTTGTGACCTAGATTTGTAGTTGTGTGCGTAGGTTCTTGTTCAGTTAGCAAGGAGATTGTTCCTGTGGGCGAGAAGAGAGAAGATGGCACCCCCTGCGGTGGCGGCGCCGACGACGACCGCCATGGTTTGCGCAAGGCAGGGACGCCTCCGGCAGCGCTATGAAGGATGCTATCGCCTCGTCTCAGGGTACATACTAGCTGCTTGCTATCACGCACGCCTTGTTCATTAAGGGATTATTTGCATTCATAGATGAGGCGTTCAAAGCTAAGCATGAACTAAACgcatgttttgttagaaagaaGAAGGGTTATAATTACTCTCATCCCCAATACTAAAAACATCACATAAAATCACAACTGAAGAGTTTAGAAGAATAAGAGAGAGGATGTAGGCTTAAGCCATGATTCATGCCAAATAAACAAGTTGGCGGCTATGAGCAATAACATTACAGCAAAAACTTCTCTCTCACAAGCATGATTCTCCTTCATCTTCTACTAATGGCTGGTcttatttcttttccttctctcaGGTGCATCCCTTACATGCTCAAAGAGGAGGATGGGGAAAGCAGCTGCCAGGATGTGCTAGGCAGGCTGCAGGTGCTCATGATCTCGACGCCGAAGCGAGGCGATCTCATCTTCCCAAAGGTGAGGCAACAGAATTAATCACATGATCATGCTCACACAGCCCTTCAATCAATCCTGCAAAGAATCAGCATATGCAGCAGCATAATTGTTCCTCAATGATAAGCTAGAAACAAGCTCGTCAGGTCAATTATCGTGCCCGGCCGGATAGAAAAGGAATCGCCATGGGCATACAGAAAAGGCTCTCTGACGTCTGCCATGCTGCAGGGTGGATGGGAGGACGACGAGAGCATCGACGAAGCTGCGTGCCGTGAGGCCTTCGAGGAAGCAGGCGTCAAGGGCATTATCAGCGTAGGTGCCTTGCTTGACCTACTCCTGACGTGGCACGCCTCTTTCGTCTATTAATATAATATATTATTAGCTGGTGGATTAATATAATTAGAGTATAATATGTACATGCATGATAGGGAGCCCGTGGGCTTAGTGCCGGGCCATGT
Above is a genomic segment from Panicum hallii strain FIL2 chromosome 8, PHallii_v3.1, whole genome shotgun sequence containing:
- the LOC112902317 gene encoding nudix hydrolase 13, mitochondrial-like isoform X1, with the translated sequence MKESLNRSWICLFEVLVQLARRLFLWARREKMAPPAVAAPTTTAMVCARQGRLRQRYEGCYRLVSGCIPYMLKEEDGESSCQDVLGRLQVLMISTPKRGDLIFPKGGWEDDESIDEAACREAFEEAGVKGIISATPLGEWIFKSKSKQNSCGLQGACKGFMFGLQVTELLEIWPEQVTHGRRWVPVDEAYGLCRYDWMREALDKLKEQLLFESNFRPLPSPEMDSSSLYMVMPAAAEGTVALC